One genomic window of Campylobacter curvus includes the following:
- a CDS encoding type I restriction endonuclease subunit R, translating to MQENMVEKEIKTQERVIDLFKNELGYEYIGDLQGLDNKNIREDELRGWLQDRGYSDKLIDKALKKLQYENYTRGDRKLYDANEAIYSLLRYGVKAIEEVGENNQSVWLIDWDNPLANKFSIAEEVSVKTTNGEFDKRPDIVLYINGIAVCVLELKRSSVSVSEGIRQNLSSQDKRFIESFFTTVQLVMAGNESEGLRYGVIETPEKYFLEFKENGEKLSLYGGLKAICGRERLVEILHDFIIYDCGIKKTCRHNQYFGVKRAQEFLRYKKGGIIWHTQGSGKSLSMVWLAKWIKENLNSRVLIITDRTELDEQIENVFNGVKESIYRTKSGADLLEKLSNAEHSLICSLVHKFGRNGAEDESDDGAMSAYLDDIKRRAGNFKVNGDVVVFVDECHRTQSGKLHEAMKMLMPDAIFIGFTGTPLLKNDKKSSVQVFGEFIHTYKFDEAVRDGVVLDLVYEARDIEQWLGSKDKLDKEFENKTRGLSDLAKGEVKARWATLQKLMSSKQRLEKIAGDILFDMENKTRLRERGNAIFVCSSVYEACEAYKIFSDNGFEKRCAVVSSYRPTASAIRNEITPDGMSDGEYKYKIYKQMIANYYDINTKDVDDAKADKFELDVKKEFKEKPEQMKLLIVVDKLLTGFDAPSATYLYIDKPMRDHGLFQAICRVNRLDGESKEYGYIVDYRDLFKSLEKAYSDYTKEAFDGYDESDIVGLLKDRLEKGKEDLENTWEILGAICEGVKSPKSDKEFIEYFCGDSRENLKDEMQTRRLSFYRAIASFIRAYDGVANELLKLGYSTEQEQQWANRVKNFSMLRDTVKLASGDYVDMRKWDNDMRILINRYVNAGDSKVLAEFEDKGLLEILIQNEGISEEENGALGGNEAVAEAIENNIRRIIVDNNPLNPKFYENLSQILDELIEQRKKGALDYEKYLKEVISLAKQLQIKNTNNIYPPEINSDGKRAIYDNFSQDINWIARLDETIKTYKSDGYIGNKMKERELMRTIKPLSDEKGVDIDKLFELIKLQEEYQ from the coding sequence ATGCAGGAAAATATGGTAGAAAAAGAGATAAAAACGCAAGAGCGAGTCATAGATCTTTTTAAAAACGAGCTTGGCTACGAATATATAGGCGATTTGCAAGGTCTTGATAATAAAAACATAAGAGAGGACGAGCTTAGGGGGTGGCTGCAAGATCGTGGCTACAGCGATAAGCTTATAGATAAAGCCTTAAAAAAACTACAATATGAAAATTACACAAGAGGTGATCGAAAACTATATGATGCAAATGAAGCCATATATTCGCTTTTAAGATACGGCGTAAAAGCAATAGAAGAAGTAGGCGAAAATAATCAGAGTGTCTGGCTCATCGACTGGGATAATCCGCTGGCAAATAAATTTAGCATAGCCGAGGAAGTAAGCGTAAAAACTACAAACGGCGAGTTTGACAAACGTCCCGATATAGTGCTTTATATAAACGGTATAGCCGTTTGCGTGCTAGAGCTAAAGCGTTCAAGCGTGTCGGTGAGCGAAGGCATAAGGCAAAATTTATCAAGCCAAGATAAGAGATTTATAGAGAGCTTTTTTACCACCGTGCAGCTTGTAATGGCTGGAAACGAAAGCGAAGGACTAAGATACGGCGTGATAGAGACGCCTGAAAAATACTTCTTAGAATTTAAAGAAAACGGCGAAAAACTAAGTTTGTATGGCGGGCTTAAAGCGATTTGCGGGCGAGAGAGACTGGTTGAAATTTTACACGACTTTATCATATACGACTGTGGGATAAAAAAGACTTGTAGGCATAATCAATATTTCGGCGTAAAACGTGCGCAGGAGTTTTTACGCTATAAAAAAGGCGGTATCATCTGGCATACGCAAGGTAGCGGCAAAAGCCTAAGTATGGTCTGGCTTGCAAAATGGATAAAAGAAAATTTAAACTCTAGGGTACTTATAATCACGGACAGAACCGAGCTTGACGAGCAGATAGAAAATGTCTTTAACGGCGTAAAAGAAAGCATTTACAGAACAAAAAGCGGAGCTGATTTGCTAGAAAAATTAAGCAACGCCGAGCATTCACTCATATGCTCGTTGGTGCATAAATTTGGCAGAAACGGCGCGGAAGACGAAAGCGATGACGGAGCCATGAGCGCGTATCTGGACGATATAAAGCGTAGAGCGGGAAATTTTAAGGTAAATGGCGATGTAGTTGTATTTGTGGATGAGTGTCACAGAACGCAATCCGGAAAGCTACACGAAGCTATGAAAATGTTAATGCCTGATGCGATTTTTATCGGCTTTACAGGAACACCGCTTTTAAAAAACGACAAAAAAAGCTCGGTGCAAGTATTTGGCGAGTTTATACATACATATAAATTTGACGAAGCGGTTCGTGACGGCGTGGTGCTAGACCTTGTATATGAAGCTAGAGACATCGAGCAGTGGCTAGGCTCAAAAGATAAACTAGACAAAGAATTTGAAAACAAAACAAGAGGACTAAGTGACCTGGCTAAGGGTGAAGTAAAGGCTAGATGGGCGACTTTACAAAAGCTGATGAGTTCAAAACAAAGGCTTGAGAAAATCGCAGGCGACATACTTTTTGATATGGAGAATAAAACTAGACTAAGAGAGCGCGGAAATGCGATATTCGTCTGTTCTAGCGTATATGAAGCATGCGAGGCGTATAAGATTTTTAGCGATAACGGATTTGAAAAAAGATGTGCGGTGGTATCTAGCTATAGACCGACCGCATCAGCGATAAGAAACGAAATAACTCCAGATGGTATGAGCGACGGCGAATATAAGTATAAAATTTACAAGCAGATGATAGCTAACTACTACGACATAAACACTAAAGATGTAGATGATGCTAAAGCTGATAAGTTTGAGCTAGACGTAAAAAAAGAGTTTAAAGAAAAACCTGAACAAATGAAGCTTTTAATCGTCGTCGATAAACTCTTAACTGGTTTTGACGCACCAAGCGCGACATATCTATATATCGATAAACCTATGCGCGATCACGGGCTTTTTCAAGCTATATGCCGAGTAAACCGACTAGACGGAGAGAGCAAAGAGTATGGATATATCGTGGATTATCGCGATCTTTTTAAGAGCTTAGAAAAAGCGTATAGCGACTATACAAAAGAGGCATTTGATGGGTACGACGAGAGCGATATAGTTGGGCTTTTAAAAGACAGACTCGAAAAAGGCAAAGAAGACCTAGAAAATACATGGGAAATCTTGGGCGCAATATGCGAGGGTGTAAAGTCGCCAAAAAGCGATAAAGAATTTATAGAGTATTTTTGCGGCGATAGTAGGGAAAATTTAAAAGATGAGATGCAAACCAGAAGGCTTAGCTTCTACCGTGCGATTGCGAGTTTTATCAGAGCGTATGACGGAGTAGCAAATGAACTTTTAAAGCTAGGTTATAGTACAGAGCAAGAGCAGCAATGGGCTAATCGCGTAAAGAACTTCTCTATGCTAAGAGATACCGTCAAACTAGCAAGCGGAGATTATGTAGATATGCGAAAATGGGATAATGATATGCGTATACTCATCAATAGATATGTAAATGCCGGCGACAGTAAGGTCTTAGCAGAATTTGAAGACAAGGGCCTGCTTGAAATTTTAATACAAAATGAGGGCATCAGCGAAGAAGAAAATGGTGCACTAGGTGGCAATGAGGCGGTTGCCGAGGCGATAGAAAATAACATAAGGCGTATAATAGTCGATAATAATCCCCTAAATCCAAAATTTTACGAAAATTTATCCCAAATACTAGACGAACTGATAGAACAACGTAAAAAGGGTGCGTTGGACTATGAAAAGTATCTAAAAGAGGTTATAAGCCTAGCAAAACAGCTACAAATAAAAAATACAAACAACATATATCCACCAGAGATAAATAGCGACGGCAAACGAGCTATATATGATAACTTTAGTCAAGATATAAACTGGATCGCCAGACTAGATGAGACAATCAAAACATATAAATCAGACGGATATATCGGTAACAAAATGAAAGAACGCGAACTAATGCGTACCATAAAACCACTATCGGATGAAAAAGGCGTGGATATAGATAAGCTTTTTGAGCTTATAAAGCTACAAGAAGAATACCAATGA
- a CDS encoding restriction endonuclease subunit S, translating into MSSQIYEGQIPDGWYVATLGEICEISAGGDLGRLTFSHIKTDKFLNPIYSNAVSNNGLYGYSSDFDFEGNFVTVTARGYIGYAVARSGKFCSIGRLLNLKPKFDISCYYVAEYINQFIYFVIESTGVPQLTVPQISKYKILMPKDKAEQERIAQVLGDMDDLISAKCKLLDKKRDIKQGVAQQLLTPKPHWHTAMLGEILQYEQPTNYIIQDIEILEKGSVPVLTAGKSFILGYTEEEFDCYENFPVIIFDDFTTDSKFVNFRFKVKSSAMKMLKPKNEKISIKLAFMLLQNINFFVGDHKRHWISEFSKFEISFPDITEQTKIAQILSDMDDEISALQDEIEKLKMIKQGVMGELLSGKIRLKG; encoded by the coding sequence ATGAGTAGTCAAATTTACGAAGGTCAAATCCCGGATGGGTGGTATGTTGCAACTCTTGGAGAAATTTGTGAAATTTCAGCTGGTGGGGATTTGGGCAGATTAACTTTTTCGCATATCAAAACAGACAAATTTTTAAATCCTATTTACTCAAATGCCGTAAGCAATAATGGACTTTATGGATATTCGTCGGATTTTGATTTCGAAGGAAATTTTGTAACAGTTACCGCAAGAGGCTACATTGGCTACGCAGTTGCTAGAAGTGGTAAATTTTGTAGCATAGGTCGGCTTTTAAATTTAAAACCAAAATTTGATATTTCTTGTTATTATGTTGCTGAATATATAAATCAATTTATATATTTTGTCATTGAGAGCACGGGCGTCCCACAACTAACAGTACCGCAAATTTCAAAATATAAAATTTTAATGCCAAAAGATAAGGCAGAGCAAGAAAGGATCGCACAAGTGTTAGGCGATATGGACGATCTTATAAGCGCCAAGTGCAAACTTTTAGACAAAAAGCGTGATATAAAACAAGGCGTCGCCCAGCAACTTCTCACCCCCAAACCCCACTGGCACACTGCAATGCTTGGTGAAATACTACAATACGAACAGCCGACGAATTATATTATTCAAGATATTGAAATTTTAGAAAAAGGCAGTGTACCCGTTTTAACGGCTGGTAAAAGTTTTATTCTTGGCTATACAGAGGAGGAATTTGATTGTTATGAAAATTTTCCTGTAATTATCTTTGACGATTTTACCACCGATAGTAAATTTGTAAATTTTCGATTTAAAGTCAAATCATCTGCAATGAAAATGTTAAAACCAAAAAATGAAAAAATTTCAATCAAATTGGCCTTTATGCTTTTACAGAATATCAATTTTTTTGTTGGAGATCATAAAAGGCATTGGATAAGCGAGTTTTCTAAATTTGAAATTTCCTTTCCGGATATCACCGAACAAACCAAAATCGCCCAAATTTTAAGCGATATGGACGATGAAATTTCGGCTTTGCAAGACGAAATAGAGAAGTTAAAAATGATAAAACAAGGCGTCATGGGAGAGCTATTAAGCGGTAAAATAAGGCTAAAAGGGTAA
- a CDS encoding type I restriction-modification system subunit M, producing MALKKTELYSSLWASCDELRGGMDASLYKNYVLTLLFLKYISDRKDSTVLELPTGTDYASIVALKHKPSIGDELNKKIASIAEANDLQGVINQADFNDEDKLGKGKELVDRLSTLVSIFENLDFSSNSSEGDDLLGDAYEYLMRHFATESGKSKGQFYTPAEVSRIMAQIIGIPPTANRSTTVYDPTCGSGSLLLKAANQSELGLSIYGQEMDVATYALARMNMILHGNDTADIRQGNTMAQPAFADKNTLKRFDFAVANPPFSNKNWTNGIVPTADIYNRFEIGIPPEKNGDYAFLLHLIASLKTTGKGAIILPHGVLFRGDAEARIRKELLRRGVIKGVIGLPTNLFYGTGIPACIIVIDKQNSFDATFNEKGEVLSGRGVFMIDASKGFIKDGNKNRLREQDIHKIVDTFTTQKELIRYSRLVSLDEISRNDYNLNIPRYIDSADKADTQDLHAHLYGGGIPKGDIDDLGEFWSIFTQTKTKIFTPNGSLYSPNFAPSELKATIQASSEYAKFENEILSHFENWHDENDLKSIKQKDHPKELIKTYGESLLKHFKETKLVSDYDVYQVFMDYVADTLSDDVYAIAQNGWLTARDLMPVEKGDKQTPNLILGSGNKAKKFVSEIIPPELISKRYFAQDIDQISLLETKVSKKQDEFINFVDEFGEDELSNAYDDKDKITLKSLKEAIKQTSDKNEQEIYNKALQILTNQKELESTLKAATGKLNQKVFDKFKTLDENEIKTLVVDDKWLNELKEQILSTVERAVQECINRISTLASRYDKTLDELTERASTLSLRVKAHLDAMDKAR from the coding sequence ATGGCACTCAAAAAGACAGAACTTTATTCATCGCTTTGGGCTAGTTGCGATGAACTGCGCGGCGGCATGGACGCAAGCCTTTACAAAAACTATGTTCTAACGCTCTTATTTTTAAAATACATCTCAGACCGCAAAGACAGCACGGTTTTGGAGCTACCTACGGGTACAGATTACGCAAGCATTGTCGCGCTTAAACACAAACCGAGCATAGGCGATGAACTAAACAAAAAGATAGCCTCTATCGCAGAAGCAAACGACCTTCAAGGCGTTATAAATCAAGCTGATTTTAACGACGAGGATAAATTAGGCAAAGGCAAAGAGCTGGTTGATAGGCTTAGTACGCTAGTATCGATTTTTGAGAACCTTGACTTTTCGTCAAACAGCTCTGAGGGCGATGACTTGCTGGGCGATGCATACGAGTACCTCATGCGCCATTTTGCGACGGAATCCGGTAAATCAAAAGGACAGTTCTATACCCCAGCCGAAGTATCGCGCATTATGGCGCAAATCATAGGCATTCCGCCTACCGCCAACCGCTCTACAACTGTTTACGACCCAACTTGCGGATCCGGCTCACTCTTGCTTAAAGCTGCCAATCAGTCAGAATTAGGACTTAGCATTTACGGTCAAGAGATGGATGTAGCCACATATGCACTTGCTCGTATGAATATGATACTCCATGGCAACGACACCGCCGACATCCGCCAAGGAAACACTATGGCTCAGCCTGCATTTGCCGATAAAAATACACTAAAACGTTTTGATTTTGCCGTGGCAAATCCGCCGTTTTCTAACAAAAACTGGACAAACGGCATAGTTCCAACAGCAGACATCTACAACCGTTTTGAAATAGGCATCCCACCAGAAAAAAACGGCGATTACGCATTTTTACTACATCTTATAGCGAGTCTTAAAACTACTGGCAAGGGCGCTATCATCTTGCCTCACGGCGTGCTATTTCGGGGCGATGCTGAGGCTCGTATTCGTAAGGAGCTACTTCGCCGAGGCGTTATCAAGGGCGTCATCGGGCTACCGACAAACCTATTTTACGGCACAGGTATACCGGCATGCATTATAGTTATAGATAAGCAAAATTCATTTGACGCTACATTTAACGAAAAAGGCGAAGTTTTAAGCGGTCGGGGCGTCTTTATGATAGATGCATCAAAAGGCTTTATAAAAGATGGCAACAAAAATCGCCTTCGAGAGCAAGACATACATAAGATAGTAGATACCTTTACGACACAAAAAGAGCTAATACGCTACAGCCGTTTAGTCTCATTGGATGAAATTTCTCGCAACGACTACAATCTAAACATACCGCGCTATATCGATAGTGCCGACAAAGCAGATACGCAAGACTTACATGCGCATTTATATGGTGGTGGTATCCCAAAAGGTGACATTGATGACTTGGGCGAATTTTGGAGTATTTTTACACAAACAAAAACTAAAATTTTTACGCCTAATGGCTCACTTTATTCGCCAAATTTTGCCCCAAGCGAACTAAAGGCAACGATACAAGCATCAAGCGAATATGCAAAATTTGAGAACGAAATTTTATCGCATTTTGAGAATTGGCACGATGAAAATGATCTAAAATCCATAAAACAAAAAGATCATCCAAAAGAGCTTATTAAAACATACGGCGAAAGTCTTTTAAAACACTTTAAAGAAACTAAGCTAGTGAGCGATTATGACGTTTACCAGGTCTTTATGGACTATGTCGCAGATACATTAAGCGACGACGTTTATGCTATCGCACAAAACGGATGGCTAACGGCGCGCGATCTAATGCCAGTAGAAAAAGGCGATAAACAAACGCCGAATTTAATCCTAGGCTCTGGAAATAAAGCAAAGAAATTTGTAAGCGAGATCATCCCGCCGGAGCTTATATCAAAGCGTTATTTTGCGCAAGATATAGATCAAATTTCGCTCCTTGAAACCAAGGTTAGTAAAAAGCAAGATGAATTTATAAATTTTGTAGATGAGTTCGGAGAGGACGAGCTATCAAACGCCTATGACGATAAAGACAAGATAACCCTAAAAAGCCTAAAAGAAGCTATAAAGCAAACTAGCGATAAAAATGAGCAAGAAATTTATAACAAAGCACTTCAAATTTTAACCAACCAAAAAGAACTCGAAAGCACTCTAAAGGCCGCCACTGGGAAGTTAAATCAAAAAGTATTTGACAAATTTAAAACCCTTGACGAGAATGAGATAAAAACCTTAGTCGTAGATGATAAATGGCTAAATGAACTAAAAGAGCAAATTTTATCCACCGTAGAACGAGCTGTGCAAGAGTGTATAAATCGTATAAGCACGCTTGCATCTCGATACGATAAGACGCTAGATGAGCTCACTGAGCGTGCCAGCACTCTATCTCTTCGTGTCAAAGCCCACCTTGACGCAATGGATAAAGCAAGATGA
- a CDS encoding YagK/YfjJ domain-containing protein has protein sequence MTKKHCGRTEQRRQESLNEYVDGIMQTNSRIDVIRVDLYYRQENRDDVTLESFDNDINRLYNNKRGNTLFKNSKGYIIKMEQGDSGYNHLHAHVVIFMDGQNTREQTTPKTAKRLCDYWNNNITKGKGCSYNCNLGKYKNNGLGRICYDNKEKIQILKEKVLPYLCKGEQNIVNADGKSFRALRRGVMPKKNNKGRPRKN, from the coding sequence ATGACAAAGAAACACTGTGGCAGAACAGAACAGAGAAGGCAAGAAAGCCTAAATGAATATGTAGATGGAATTATGCAAACTAATTCCAGGATAGACGTGATAAGAGTTGATTTGTATTATAGACAAGAAAATAGAGACGACGTTACATTGGAAAGCTTTGACAATGATATCAACCGCTTGTACAACAATAAACGAGGCAATACACTATTTAAAAATTCAAAAGGGTATATTATCAAAATGGAGCAAGGAGATAGTGGATATAACCACTTACACGCTCACGTTGTTATCTTTATGGATGGGCAAAATACTAGAGAGCAAACAACACCAAAGACAGCCAAACGTCTTTGCGACTATTGGAATAATAATATTACAAAAGGCAAAGGGTGTTCTTATAATTGCAATTTAGGAAAGTATAAGAATAATGGGCTGGGTAGAATTTGCTACGACAACAAAGAAAAAATACAAATTCTGAAAGAGAAAGTGCTACCCTATCTATGTAAGGGAGAGCAAAATATAGTCAATGCAGACGGAAAAAGCTTTAGAGCTTTAAGGCGAGGCGTGATGCCGAAGAAAAACAATAAAGGCAGGCCTAGAAAGAATTAG
- a CDS encoding Rad52/Rad22 family DNA repair protein, with amino-acid sequence MFNEKQIKILQEELDSSRIKTREKANIKLSYLEGFDVIETANNIFGFGSWSYSIVSLGQVSQETNNNQNAVICYKAVVKVYVFSLDHSKCITRQDVGFGTGVAKSLADAHENGAKEAVTDALKRSLRTFGNQFGNSLYDKSRNYVPQKAQQNNLSKATVILHKQEHKPNFYTGQNNLSQTDKQMTLQNLGLDIVQRNGFLLVTGKDVFSKKDTIKSLGFRWDNGSKQWYKAINPNVA; translated from the coding sequence ATGTTTAACGAAAAGCAAATTAAAATCCTGCAAGAAGAACTAGATAGCAGTAGGATAAAAACAAGAGAAAAGGCCAATATTAAATTATCCTACTTGGAAGGTTTTGACGTTATAGAAACCGCCAATAATATTTTTGGATTCGGGAGCTGGAGCTATAGCATCGTTTCATTAGGGCAAGTGTCGCAAGAGACGAACAATAATCAAAATGCCGTTATTTGTTATAAAGCCGTAGTCAAGGTCTATGTCTTTAGCTTGGATCACTCCAAATGCATTACTCGTCAAGACGTAGGATTTGGCACAGGGGTAGCCAAAAGTCTAGCAGACGCTCACGAAAACGGCGCAAAAGAGGCCGTAACCGATGCACTAAAAAGGAGTTTGCGGACATTTGGAAATCAATTCGGCAATTCTCTATACGACAAAAGCCGTAACTACGTTCCGCAAAAAGCACAGCAAAACAATTTGTCAAAAGCTACCGTCATCCTGCACAAGCAAGAACACAAACCTAACTTCTATACCGGACAGAACAACCTCAGCCAAACCGACAAGCAAATGACCTTACAAAATTTAGGTTTAGACATTGTCCAACGAAATGGATTTTTGCTAGTTACTGGGAAAGACGTATTTTCAAAGAAGGATACGATTAAATCTCTTGGCTTTAGATGGGACAACGGCAGCAAGCAATGGTATAAAGCCATTAACCCTAACGTTGCATAA
- a CDS encoding DUF932 domain-containing protein — protein MTISNEPLTNEQLEQLALSLFADEPYFEASDKYHFISTIDVINEIRDYAWYPVGVSEANVRDEKKEGFQKHYVRFRHLDDFLNPGENIVEILLFNSHDRSKCFSISAGVFRFVCTNGLVVSDEVFESYQIKHLGDKENDVSIAINKIAKAKYDILNKIKLFSKIPLTQDDKASFAKAAIPLRFEKHLEVDYRDLLVPHRIEDEKDDLYTTFNTIQEHLIRGNISGVNAETNRRFTSRIIKSISTDTDINKKLWNMAENIAKIKATQNKLIA, from the coding sequence ATGACTATATCAAACGAACCGCTCACTAATGAGCAATTAGAGCAACTAGCTCTGTCTTTGTTTGCGGACGAACCGTATTTTGAAGCAAGCGACAAGTATCACTTTATATCTACGATCGACGTAATAAACGAGATCAGGGATTATGCTTGGTATCCAGTAGGCGTAAGCGAAGCAAACGTGAGAGACGAAAAGAAAGAGGGATTTCAAAAGCATTACGTAAGGTTTCGTCATCTAGACGATTTTTTAAACCCGGGAGAGAATATAGTAGAGATTTTGCTGTTTAATTCGCACGATAGAAGCAAATGCTTTAGTATAAGCGCAGGCGTATTTAGATTTGTTTGCACTAACGGCCTAGTGGTATCAGACGAAGTATTCGAGTCTTACCAAATAAAACACTTGGGCGACAAAGAAAACGACGTATCGATCGCTATAAACAAAATAGCCAAAGCCAAATACGATATTTTGAACAAAATAAAGCTATTTAGCAAAATACCGCTAACCCAAGACGATAAAGCAAGCTTTGCCAAGGCTGCGATCCCGTTAAGATTTGAAAAGCATTTGGAGGTGGATTATAGAGATTTATTGGTTCCGCACAGAATAGAAGACGAGAAGGACGACCTATATACTACCTTTAACACCATCCAGGAACATTTGATTAGGGGTAACATTAGCGGAGTTAACGCCGAAACGAATAGGCGATTTACTAGTAGGATTATAAAATCGATTTCTACCGATACCGATATAAACAAGAAGCTTTGGAATATGGCAGAAAACATCGCCAAAATCAAAGCTACTCAAAACAAGTTGATAGCATAA
- a CDS encoding HU family DNA-binding protein has translation MKKAEFIQAVADKAGLSKKDSLKVVDATLETIQAVLEKSDSISFIGFGTFSTADRAARKARVPGTKKVIDVPASKAVKFKVGKKLKEAVAAGAHKKGKKK, from the coding sequence ATGAAAAAAGCTGAATTTATTCAAGCTGTTGCCGACAAGGCTGGTCTTTCAAAAAAAGATTCTCTTAAAGTTGTTGACGCTACTTTAGAGACAATCCAAGCTGTTCTTGAGAAAAGCGATTCTATAAGCTTCATCGGCTTCGGTACTTTCAGTACTGCTGACAGAGCTGCCAGAAAAGCAAGAGTTCCAGGAACTAAAAAAGTTATTGACGTTCCTGCAAGCAAAGCAGTTAAGTTCAAAGTTGGCAAAAAACTTAAAGAAGCAGTAGCTGCCGGCGCTCACAAAAAAGGCAAAAAGAAATAA
- a CDS encoding YaaA family protein — translation MAPKILFSPSESKSAFAGGSYIRKENFTFAKLFHLRLEILKRYASFVKTASDKELCRLFGFKNLDTDDTLRDDIFAKGCIKAILRYDGVAYKHLNYRSLDTKAQGYIDENVLIFSNLFGPIMAGDLIPEYKLKQGEKINGLDIEKFYNENFSAAIDEFLQDDHVLDLRAGFYEKFYSIKKEYISFKFLKNGKVISHHAKAYRGKILKEISKNSVNDKTQLMTLNFKGLRLIDMKKIGLKTEFALEIEE, via the coding sequence ATGGCACCAAAAATACTCTTTTCTCCGAGTGAAAGCAAGAGCGCATTTGCAGGCGGTAGCTATATACGAAAAGAAAATTTCACCTTTGCTAAGCTCTTTCATCTAAGGCTTGAAATTTTAAAAAGATACGCTTCATTCGTAAAAACGGCAAGCGATAAGGAGCTTTGCAGGCTTTTTGGTTTTAAAAATTTAGATACCGACGATACTTTAAGAGACGATATCTTCGCAAAAGGCTGTATAAAGGCCATCTTGCGCTATGATGGCGTCGCGTATAAACATTTAAATTACCGGTCGCTAGACACCAAGGCTCAAGGCTATATAGATGAAAACGTTCTTATATTTTCAAATTTATTCGGGCCTATAATGGCCGGTGATCTTATTCCCGAGTACAAACTAAAGCAAGGCGAAAAGATAAATGGCCTTGATATCGAGAAATTTTATAATGAAAATTTTAGCGCAGCTATCGATGAGTTTTTACAAGACGATCATGTTTTGGATCTAAGGGCAGGATTTTACGAGAAATTTTATAGTATCAAAAAAGAATATATAAGCTTTAAATTTCTAAAAAATGGCAAGGTCATCAGTCATCATGCCAAAGCCTACCGAGGTAAAATTTTAAAAGAGATATCAAAAAACAGTGTGAATGATAAAACACAGCTCATGACTTTAAATTTTAAAGGTTTACGCCTGATAGATATGAAAAAAATCGGTCTTAAAACAGAGTTTGCGCTCGAGATAGAAGAGTAA